The following proteins are co-located in the Gavia stellata isolate bGavSte3 chromosome 18, bGavSte3.hap2, whole genome shotgun sequence genome:
- the LOC132318649 gene encoding ankyrin repeat and fibronectin type-III domain-containing protein 1-like, whose product MTQQMRDLQLAQARKPPGPSSPNAAKRLYRNLSGKFRVNYTSFDEGSLAGRGEKEKLRKSYLFQSNAALFEAVELQDLDRVQELLKQYSPEELDLNTPNSEGLLPLDIAIMTNNAPIARALLQAGAKESPHFVSLESRSLHLSTLVREAEQRVNELTAQVVNEAPNADCSEKEKQLRAWEWRYRLYKRMKAGFEHARVPDAPTNVHLSVASSSSVQVTFWEPLSVNSAVVTKYKVEWSCSPTFSPPLGEAVIDKLKNLHFTIRGLVSGTAYYVQVSAYNMKGWGPPQASVPPFAIPSNWREYDGRAPRRRGQAEALDHLLGQVKTVHQHCVCHEPCKNQPQSRKHSVSKSLKHLFHPGSKFLKTLKRGLYLTAIFYKDDNILVTHEDQIPVVEIDDTYSCLLMQDFLWFTKVSCMWDEILWLRQCVTVSQSSCSCVLQTRFKMLLAISQMQGLLGIQDLGQVFFEPVKDKQGNILIVTLKEVKTNQTFESVRWVPVCKLQTSRKSVSSPEEPTALDTLLISVQDKLAYHQRSSHALSPGLYLGYLKLCSAVDQIRVLVPERLPNILCHVKIRSNPNISREEWEWLQKMASMEEPVPAEPEAETSQNHLFQELQVAIKELMTLVNIPLQEAKDFRLYSQEVLDFGGQVSFLLLLPPSDDVCTAPGQNNPYTPRSGFLTLPLQIFELVHFFTYDREFITQYCQVSALLELESLLSQQSLREAFSDAELSTAKQRHQQVQDYIQQMEEIWREMRWIMDALQHARYKQPSCGVSLSGFLSEAGGAMKEKTRSTSSHLDYLPSPAPSPETSRKLNSDSHGLSDEEGSSEVFLATDSDYDSSRAQSPKELDLVYSSSGPECCSRRVARTLRDSAPDVLQTHELKTPPPPPPPEEPQPPPELYDSDFVLPSRQIELLRITEKRQAYCLPDGEQDDGPLRPAQARDWLDAQP is encoded by the exons ATGACGCAGCAGATGCGGGACCTGCAGCTGGCGCAGGCCAGGAAGCCACCAGGCCCTTCCTCGCCAAACGCGGCCAAGAGACTCTACCGAAACCTCTCGGGGAAATTCCGCGTCAACTACACGTCCTTTGACGAGGGCAGCCTGGCGGGACGGGGCGAGAAGGAGAAGCTCCGCAAGTCCTACCTG TTCCAGAGCAATGCTGCCCTCTTCGAGGCGGTGGAGCTGCAGGACCTAGACAGGGTCCAGGAGTTGCTGAAGCAGTACAGCCCCGAGGAGCTGGACCTCAACACCCCCAACAGCGAGGGCCTACTGCCCCTGGACATCGCCATCATGACCAACAACGCTCCCATCGccagggctctgctgcaggcaggagcaaaGGAGAGCCCGCACT TCGTGAGCCTGGAGAGCCGCTCGCTGCACCTCTCCACGCTGGTGCGGGAAGCAGAGCAGCGCGTCAACGAACTGACGGCGCAGGTGGTGAACGAGGCGCCCAACGCCGACTGCTCcgagaaggagaagcagctcaGAGCCTGGGAGTGGCGATACCGGCTTTACAAGCGCATGAAGGCAGGGTTTGAGCATGCCC GAGTGCCAGATGCCCCCACCAACGTCCACCTCTCCGTGGCCAGCAGCTCCTCAGTGCAGGTGACCTTTTGGGAGCCCCTGAGTGTCAATTCGGCTGTTGTCACCAAGTACAAAG TGGAGTGGAGCTGCTCCCCCACCTTCTCGCCGCCGCTTGGGGAGGCCGTGATCGACAAGCTGAAAAACCTGCACTTCACTATCCGGGGATTGGTGTCG GGCACGGCTTACTACGTCCAGGTGTCCGCCTACAACATGAAGGGCTGGGGTCCCCCGCAAGCCTCTGTGCCCCCTTTTGCCATCCCTTCCA ACTGGCGGGAGTACGATGGCCGGGCTCCACGGCGGAGGGGACAAGCTGAAGCTCTGGACCATCTGCTGGGCCAGGTGAAGACCGTCCACCAGCACTGCGTTTGCCACG AGCCCTGCAAGAACCAGCCCCAGAGCAGGAAGCACTCGGTCTCCAAGAGCCTCAAGCATCTCTTCCACCCTGGCAGCAAGTTTCTCAAGACGCTGAAGCG GGGCCTCTACCTGACAGCCATCTTCTACAAGGATGACAACATCCTGGTGACCCATGAAGACCAGATCCCCGTGGTGGAGATTGATGACACCTACTCCTGCCTGCTTATGCAGGATTTTCTCTGGTTCACCAAG GTGTCGTGCATGTGGGATGAGATCCTATGGCTGCGGCAGTGTGTCACCGTCTCCCAGTCGTCCTGTTCCTGTGTCCTGCAGACACGCTTCAAGATGCTGCTGGCCATCTCGCAAATGCAG GGCCTGCTGGGCATTCAGGACCTGGGGCAGGTCTTCTTTGAGCCTGTCAAAGACAAACAGGGCAACATCCTCATCGTCACCCTGAAGGAGGTGAAGACCAACCAGACCTTTGAGAGCGTCCGCTGGGTTCCCGTCTGCAAGCTGCAGACCAGCCGCAAGTCCGTGTCCTCCCCGGAGGAGCCCACCGCTCTGGACACGCTGCTGATCTCCGTCCAG GACAAGCTGGCTTACCACCAGCGGAGCAGCCATGCCCTGTCCCCGGGCCTCTACCTGGGCTACTTGAAGCTCTGCAGCGCTGTGGATCAGATCCGAGTGCTGGTGCCGGAGCGGCTCCCCAACATCCTGTGCCACGTCAAGATTCGCTCCAACCCCAACATCTCCAG GGAGGAGTGGGAATGGCTGCAGAAGATGGCCAGCATGGAGGAGCCTGTTCCTGCGGAGCCAGAGGCTGAGACCTCCCAGAACCACTTGTTCCAGGAGCTCCAAGTAGCCATCAAGGAGCTGATGACCCTGGTCAACATCCCATTGCAAGAG GCCAAAGATTTCCGTCTGTACAGCCAAGAGGTGCTGGACTTTGGGGGCCAGgtctccttcctgctgctgctgcctccatcGGACGACGTCTGCACTGCTCCGGGACAGAACAACCCTTACACTCCTCGCTCCGGCTTCCTCACGCTGCCGCTGCAGATCTTCGAGCtag tCCACTTCTTCACGTACGACCGAGAGTTCATCACCCAGTATTGCCAGGTGTCCGCCCTCCTGGAGCTGGAGTCGCTCCTCTCTCAGCAGAGCCTCAGGGAGGCCTTCTCCGATGCCGAGCTCTCCACCGCGAAGCAGAGGCACCAGCAGGTTCAGGACTACATCCAG CAAATGGAGGAGATCTGGCGTGAGATGCGCTGGATTATGGATGCCCTGCAACACGCCCGGTACAAGCAGCCCTCCTGTGGGGTGTCTCTCAGCGGCTTCCTCAGTGAGGCCGGCGGTGCAATGAAGGAGAAAACCCGATCCACTTCGTCCCACCTTGACTACCTTCCCTCCCCGGCGCCCTCACCAGAGACCAGCCGTAAGCTCAACTCCG ACTCACACGGGCTGTCGGATGAGGAGGGCTCCTCGGAGGTGTTCCTGGCCACCGACAGCGACTACGACTCCAGCAGGGCACAGAGCCCAAAGGAGCTCGACCTGGTGTACTCCTCCTCAGGGCCTGAGTGCTGCAGCAGAAGAGTCGCCCGCACACTCCGGGACAGCGCCCCGGATGTCCTGCAGACCCACGAGCTCAAGACCCCACCACCGCCACCACCACCGGAGGAGCCCCAGCCGCCCCCCGAGCTCTATGACAGCGACTTTGTCCTGCCCAGCCGACAGATCGAGCTGCTGCGCATCACGGAGAAGCGGCAGGCGTACTGC CTCCCCGACGGAGAGCAGGACGACGGGCCACTGCGGCCAGCTCAGGCTAGGGACTGGCTCGATGCCCAGCCCTGA